A genome region from Actinomycetota bacterium includes the following:
- a CDS encoding 4Fe-4S binding protein encodes MSQKRKLVLTFSEDIVTQPITYRLVKDYDLAFNILRAEITPNMEGKILIEITGKKDNIEKGIDFLKYSGVSIQEAAKDIRVDKELCVSCGLCTSICITQALNLDNISKKLIFDKEKCILCGLCANSCPLDAIKLNI; translated from the coding sequence GTGAGCCAAAAGAGGAAACTGGTACTTACTTTTAGTGAAGATATAGTAACTCAACCTATAACTTACCGGCTGGTCAAGGATTATGACCTGGCCTTCAATATATTAAGGGCAGAAATCACCCCTAACATGGAAGGCAAGATACTGATAGAAATCACCGGTAAAAAAGACAATATAGAAAAGGGAATAGATTTTTTAAAATATTCCGGGGTAAGCATACAGGAAGCAGCCAAGGATATAAGGGTGGACAAGGAATTATGTGTCTCCTGTGGCTTGTGTACATCTATCTGTATTACCCAGGCCTTGAACCTGGATAATATCAGCAAAAAACTTATATTTGATAAAGAAAAATGCATCCTTTGTGGGCTCTGTGCTAACAGCTGCCCACTGGATGCCATTAAGCTTAATATTTAG
- a CDS encoding rubredoxin, translating into MGKWECLVCGYIYDPEEGDPDNDIEPGTAFEDLPEDWVCPQCGAEKDQFEELEE; encoded by the coding sequence ATGGGTAAATGGGAATGCCTGGTATGCGGTTATATATATGATCCCGAAGAAGGGGATCCAGACAATGATATAGAGCCGGGTACTGCATTTGAGGATTTGCCAGAAGACTGGGTTTGCCCCCAGTGCGGTGCAGAAAAAGACCAGTTTGAAGAGCTGGAAGAATAA
- a CDS encoding nodulation protein NfeD: MGNRGKINKIKLSLLMVTTAIMLLMMPASLDAQQKVQDFYITSIEGIIDPAISSHLKRCISQAEQDNRALIIQMDTPGGLEASMQEIIRDMLASKVPLIIYISPQGARAASAGVFITYAADIAVMHPSTHIGAAHPVTLGGGQVDPESMNKITNDSVALIQSLAEAKGRNSQWAEKAVTESVSVTAGQALELGVIDFTAESLEDVLAQIDQFEINKFGAQYILDTGHARLDIIETSFANRFLHIIANPNIAYILFLLGILGIIYEFSSPGLGISGALGVLFLILGLYALSILPVNYAGMGIIVLGVILFIVDLAVATGGILSVCGLICLVLGSIILIDSPAPYLNIAKPLIIGFSVIFSGMAFIALRALYLSRRVKPVTGSTSLVGREAVTVSILDPQGQVKIDGEIWRAVAEQGKVGSNRKVVITGNRGLTLYVKQTDRGG; encoded by the coding sequence ATGGGTAACAGAGGTAAAATTAACAAAATCAAGCTGAGCCTTCTTATGGTAACTACCGCTATAATGCTGCTGATGATGCCTGCTTCCTTAGACGCCCAGCAAAAAGTGCAGGACTTCTACATTACCAGCATAGAAGGAATAATTGATCCTGCCATTTCCAGTCACCTTAAAAGATGCATCAGCCAGGCTGAACAGGATAACAGGGCATTAATTATCCAGATGGACACCCCTGGGGGCCTGGAGGCTTCCATGCAGGAAATAATCAGGGATATGTTGGCCAGCAAGGTGCCCCTAATAATATATATATCACCTCAGGGAGCCAGGGCAGCTTCTGCCGGAGTATTTATAACATATGCTGCTGATATAGCAGTAATGCATCCTTCTACCCATATAGGGGCTGCCCATCCGGTCACCCTGGGAGGAGGCCAGGTGGATCCGGAATCCATGAATAAGATCACCAATGATTCCGTAGCATTGATACAGAGCTTGGCAGAAGCCAAGGGCAGAAACAGCCAATGGGCAGAAAAGGCAGTGACCGAAAGTGTTTCGGTCACTGCAGGCCAGGCACTGGAGCTGGGAGTAATAGATTTTACTGCAGAAAGCTTGGAAGATGTTTTAGCCCAGATTGACCAGTTTGAGATAAATAAATTTGGTGCCCAGTATATCCTGGATACCGGCCATGCCCGCCTGGATATTATAGAAACCAGCTTTGCCAACCGTTTTTTACATATAATAGCCAATCCCAATATTGCCTACATCCTCTTTCTGCTGGGTATTTTAGGCATAATATATGAATTCTCGTCCCCGGGACTGGGCATATCCGGGGCACTGGGGGTGCTGTTTTTGATTTTAGGGCTCTACGCTTTAAGCATTCTGCCTGTAAACTATGCCGGCATGGGAATTATAGTGCTGGGGGTAATATTGTTTATAGTGGACCTGGCTGTAGCTACCGGGGGAATATTATCTGTTTGTGGGCTAATATGCCTGGTTTTGGGTTCTATTATACTTATTGACAGCCCTGCACCCTATCTAAACATAGCCAAACCCCTTATAATAGGATTCAGTGTAATATTTTCGGGTATGGCTTTTATTGCCCTCCGGGCCCTTTATCTTTCCCGCCGGGTAAAGCCGGTAACCGGAAGCACATCCCTGGTTGGCAGGGAGGCAGTTACCGTCAGCATATTAGACCCCCAGGGCCAGGTAAAGATAGATGGGGAGATCTGGAGAGCAGTAGCTGAACAGGGAAAGGTAGGCAGCAACAGAAAGGTGGTCATAACCGGAAACAGGGGACTGACCCTTTATGTAAAACAAACCGACAGAGGAGGTTAG
- a CDS encoding slipin family protein, with amino-acid sequence MYLGTLVFIVLIALVVFILLVSAIKILKEYERGVIFRFGRLKGVKGPGIFLIIPLVDKMVKVDLRIVTLDVPPQDIITKDNVPVKVNAVVYFKVLEPEKSVIAIENYIVGTSQIAQTTLRSIIGQVDLDDLLSKRDKINQELQKIIDDQTDPWGIKVSTVEIKDVELPQSIQRAFARQAEAERERRAKIINAEGEFQASERLSEAAKVLSQYPVSVQLRFLQTLKEISAEQNSTIIFPVPIDLITSFIDKITKT; translated from the coding sequence ATGTATTTAGGAACATTGGTATTTATAGTACTTATAGCACTAGTTGTATTTATCCTACTGGTATCTGCCATTAAAATTTTAAAAGAATATGAGCGGGGAGTAATATTTAGATTCGGGCGGCTGAAAGGGGTAAAAGGGCCGGGAATATTTTTAATCATCCCCCTGGTAGATAAAATGGTAAAAGTGGATTTAAGGATTGTAACCCTGGATGTCCCGCCCCAGGATATCATCACCAAGGATAATGTACCGGTAAAAGTAAATGCAGTGGTTTATTTTAAAGTCCTGGAACCTGAAAAAAGTGTCATAGCCATCGAAAATTATATCGTGGGTACCTCGCAGATTGCCCAGACTACTTTAAGAAGCATAATAGGCCAGGTAGATCTGGATGACCTGCTGTCTAAAAGGGATAAAATAAATCAGGAGCTCCAGAAAATAATTGATGACCAGACTGATCCCTGGGGAATCAAGGTATCCACAGTAGAAATAAAAGATGTAGAACTTCCCCAGTCCATTCAGAGGGCGTTTGCCCGCCAGGCAGAAGCTGAAAGGGAAAGAAGGGCTAAAATCATCAATGCCGAAGGTGAATTTCAGGCCTCAGAAAGGCTTTCAGAAGCAGCCAAGGTATTGAGCCAGTATCCGGTTTCAGTACAGTTGAGATTTCTGCAGACATTAAAAGAAATTTCTGCCGAACAAAACTCAACCATCATATTTCCAGTGCCTATTGACCTTATAACCTCTTTTATAGATAAAATAACCAAAACCTAA
- a CDS encoding FeoC-like transcriptional regulator → MLDKIMDYFKQGNDTRTLAQLARELQIKASALEGMLDFLVKKEKLKVDFQQTMPASGCAGKARGACVSCPFKGKSKQEGIKYYYMPS, encoded by the coding sequence ATGCTGGATAAGATAATGGACTATTTTAAACAAGGGAACGATACCAGGACCCTGGCCCAGCTGGCCCGGGAACTGCAAATTAAGGCTTCTGCCTTGGAAGGCATGCTGGATTTTTTGGTTAAAAAGGAAAAACTTAAAGTAGATTTCCAGCAAACAATGCCGGCCTCCGGCTGTGCGGGAAAAGCCCGGGGCGCCTGTGTCAGCTGCCCTTTTAAGGGAAAATCAAAACAGGAGGGCATAAAATATTATTATATGCCCTCTTAG
- the feoB gene encoding ferrous iron transport protein B, which translates to MEKSINIALAGNPNSGKTTLFNQLTGARQHVGNWPGVTVEKKEGIFQYKNFRFNVVDLPGVYSLSALSLDEVVARDYIVESQPDIVVDIIDCSNLERNLYLALELIELGFSTRLIFVFNMFDIVQKRKQKLDIERLGSLLGVPIITTVGTTGEGLEHLKEKILEAYLNPSHPKPKPVNYGGELEHEIKKLTQKLGQVSSLQDRFSLRWAAIKLLEQDQALLEQVNKIDEGRSGLTGYLEEVKNHLGKVFGENADIIIADRRYGHISGLLREIGYFDTDLDRHTISDQIDLITTSRAAGIPIFLLLMFITFFLTFQIGGYIQGWMEQGLELMGSSLANFMAQAGISGWVISLLIDGIIGGVGGVLVFIPNIFILFFLISFLEDSGYMARAAFIMDNLMHRIGLHGKSFIPMVMGFGCNVPAIMATRTLEEKKDRILTILIIPFVSCSARIPIYILLAGAFFGPWASVVVFSLYILGLAVAVGSSKLFHKIFFKGLSKPFVMELPPYRVPTFKGAVIHMWEKGSEFLKKMGTVILIGSILIWLMGALPVGVEYASQESIAGRVGLFISPVLKPLGFGWVESIALLFGFVAKEIVVGTFGVVLGTSEASGSLTQAIQGIMTPLSAYTFMVFTLLYTPCLGTVAAIKRETGSYKWTFFSIAYSLLVAWVISFIIYRIGLWIGW; encoded by the coding sequence ATGGAAAAATCCATAAATATAGCTTTGGCCGGAAATCCCAACTCAGGCAAAACCACCCTGTTTAACCAGTTGACCGGTGCCAGGCAGCATGTAGGCAACTGGCCGGGGGTTACTGTGGAGAAAAAAGAAGGGATTTTCCAGTACAAAAACTTCAGGTTTAATGTGGTGGACCTGCCCGGGGTCTACAGCCTTTCCGCCCTGTCTTTGGATGAAGTGGTAGCCCGGGACTACATTGTAGAATCCCAGCCGGATATTGTAGTTGATATTATCGACTGTTCCAACCTGGAACGAAATCTGTACCTGGCTTTAGAGTTGATAGAGCTGGGTTTTTCCACCCGGCTTATTTTTGTATTCAATATGTTTGATATTGTACAAAAGCGCAAGCAAAAGCTGGATATTGAACGCCTCGGCTCATTGCTGGGTGTACCCATAATTACCACAGTGGGCACTACAGGGGAAGGGCTGGAGCATCTAAAGGAAAAAATCCTGGAAGCTTATCTAAATCCTTCCCATCCTAAGCCCAAACCAGTCAATTATGGAGGGGAGCTGGAGCATGAAATAAAAAAACTTACCCAGAAATTGGGACAGGTAAGCTCCCTGCAGGACAGGTTTTCGCTAAGATGGGCAGCTATTAAGCTTTTGGAACAGGATCAGGCGTTACTGGAGCAGGTAAATAAAATAGATGAAGGCCGGTCAGGCCTGACAGGATATCTGGAAGAAGTAAAAAATCATCTAGGTAAAGTATTTGGTGAAAATGCAGATATTATAATAGCAGACAGGAGATACGGACATATCAGCGGACTCCTTAGGGAGATTGGCTATTTTGATACTGACCTGGACCGGCATACCATATCAGACCAGATAGACTTGATTACTACCAGCAGGGCTGCTGGCATCCCTATATTTTTACTGCTCATGTTTATAACTTTCTTTCTTACCTTCCAGATAGGAGGCTATATACAGGGATGGATGGAGCAGGGCCTGGAATTGATGGGCAGCAGCCTGGCTAATTTCATGGCACAGGCGGGAATTAGCGGCTGGGTAATTTCCCTGCTCATTGATGGAATAATTGGAGGCGTAGGCGGAGTTTTGGTGTTTATCCCCAATATATTTATCCTGTTTTTTCTGATATCATTTTTAGAGGATAGCGGCTATATGGCCAGGGCTGCTTTTATAATGGATAACCTTATGCACCGGATTGGACTCCACGGCAAATCCTTTATACCCATGGTAATGGGTTTTGGTTGTAATGTACCCGCCATTATGGCTACCAGGACCCTGGAGGAAAAGAAAGACCGGATACTGACCATACTGATTATCCCTTTTGTTTCCTGCAGTGCCAGAATACCTATATATATACTGCTGGCAGGGGCTTTTTTTGGGCCCTGGGCTTCGGTAGTGGTCTTCTCCCTTTATATTTTAGGACTGGCAGTGGCAGTGGGAAGCAGCAAGCTATTTCACAAAATATTTTTTAAAGGGCTTTCCAAGCCTTTTGTAATGGAACTGCCCCCCTACCGGGTTCCTACTTTTAAGGGGGCAGTGATCCATATGTGGGAAAAGGGATCTGAATTTTTAAAGAAAATGGGTACGGTAATACTGATAGGTTCGATACTTATCTGGCTTATGGGGGCCCTGCCGGTAGGAGTTGAATATGCCAGCCAGGAATCAATTGCCGGCCGGGTTGGATTATTTATATCACCAGTACTCAAACCCCTGGGTTTTGGATGGGTGGAAAGTATTGCCTTGTTGTTTGGCTTTGTGGCTAAGGAAATAGTAGTGGGTACCTTTGGAGTGGTGCTGGGCACCTCGGAGGCATCAGGCAGCTTAACCCAGGCTATTCAGGGCATTATGACTCCCCTGAGTGCCTATACTTTTATGGTATTTACACTGCTTTATACTCCCTGCCTGGGAACGGTAGCAGCCATTAAGAGGGAGACAGGCTCCTATAAATGGACCTTTTTTTCAATTGCATACAGCCTGCTGGTAGCCTGGGTTATATCTTTTATAATCTATCGCATAGGGCTGTGGATAGGATGGTGA
- a CDS encoding GNAT family protein, translating into MRKYPKKIIGKKAVIRKLEPKDLAQSLAWLKDHQVNKFLSQDFSGFDLKQENQWYQFIQSSHNDMAFAIDTQTGKYIGNCALHKINWIKKIAEFGIVIGDKQYWNQGYGTDAVKLVLQYATHDLGLRKIELNVYNYNGRAIKTYLKCGFKHKEVLKKDHYYNGRYWDTYVMEYVKHKKEEKDV; encoded by the coding sequence TTGCGAAAATATCCAAAAAAAATTATAGGCAAAAAAGCAGTAATCAGAAAACTGGAGCCTAAAGATTTAGCCCAATCATTAGCCTGGCTGAAAGATCACCAGGTAAACAAGTTTTTAAGTCAGGATTTTTCCGGTTTTGACCTGAAGCAGGAGAACCAATGGTACCAGTTTATTCAAAGCTCCCATAATGATATGGCCTTTGCCATAGATACCCAAACCGGCAAGTATATCGGCAATTGCGCCCTGCATAAAATAAATTGGATTAAAAAAATAGCCGAGTTTGGTATAGTGATTGGTGACAAGCAATATTGGAACCAGGGCTATGGCACTGATGCGGTAAAACTGGTATTACAATATGCCACCCATGACTTGGGCTTAAGAAAAATTGAATTGAATGTATATAATTACAATGGAAGAGCTATAAAAACTTATCTTAAATGCGGCTTTAAACATAAAGAGGTACTTAAAAAAGACCACTACTATAATGGCCGGTATTGGGATACCTATGTTATGGAATATGTAAAACATAAAAAAGAAGAAAAAGATGTATGA
- the bamD gene encoding outer membrane protein assembly factor BamD, which produces MYEYSGRHKTGAGSLIIIALFLLSAAGLGYLAYADRGLFWDYLPIASIAAVVLSLIFAIFNLVRKNAIGFLFILFLLASIGGIVFSSLFGPFALNQRAQNSYQEGSYPEAIHSWEALVGHYPSSRYYQTAMGILPMAYYQQGDCINTINYLDKALDLKLLESNLETSNMYTQCHLDLAENYFKQNSYQQAAHHYLATINLYQKLKQDYPDTDEAFVADYKIPELTFKAATCYKQAGDRQKSNEILTSLIDQYPLSEYSESAKEMLFANYINNALQLKQQKEYEAAIEELLRVTELFNSPRDVFRVSHYSQVILSDIPQIQLGKAALQHYDQQEYDKSAYLYQAILEYYPESSLDYMTNLVLSKINVIQNSSYHNLSFTGEATRIYAPEQSKLEVNNTGSHDAVLYLSGPQKIRTEIASNTTLELELMPGVYQSAVEYLSRSSIPLFGNLSFEQDSRYFLDIGF; this is translated from the coding sequence ATGTATGAGTATAGCGGAAGACATAAAACCGGGGCCGGCTCCCTGATAATTATAGCCCTTTTTTTGCTGTCCGCCGCCGGTTTAGGCTATCTGGCTTATGCAGACAGGGGCCTATTTTGGGATTATCTGCCCATAGCCAGCATAGCTGCGGTGGTATTAAGCTTAATATTTGCAATTTTTAACCTGGTCAGGAAAAACGCTATAGGCTTCCTCTTTATATTATTTTTGCTGGCTTCCATAGGAGGCATCGTTTTTTCCAGCCTTTTTGGGCCTTTTGCCCTGAACCAGAGAGCCCAGAATTCCTACCAGGAGGGCAGTTACCCTGAAGCCATACATTCCTGGGAAGCCCTGGTAGGGCATTACCCCAGCAGCCGTTATTACCAAACAGCTATGGGTATCCTCCCTATGGCCTATTACCAGCAGGGCGACTGCATAAACACCATAAATTACCTGGATAAAGCCCTGGATTTAAAACTGCTGGAGTCCAATCTGGAAACCAGCAATATGTACACCCAATGCCACTTGGATTTAGCAGAAAACTATTTTAAGCAGAACAGTTACCAACAAGCTGCTCACCACTACCTGGCAACCATAAACCTTTATCAAAAATTAAAACAGGATTATCCCGATACCGATGAGGCTTTTGTAGCTGATTACAAGATACCGGAGCTCACCTTTAAGGCAGCCACCTGCTATAAGCAGGCTGGTGACCGGCAGAAATCAAATGAAATACTGACCTCCCTGATAGACCAGTATCCCTTAAGCGAATATTCGGAAAGTGCCAAAGAAATGCTGTTTGCAAACTACATAAACAACGCCCTGCAGCTAAAACAGCAAAAGGAATACGAAGCAGCCATAGAAGAACTGCTGCGGGTAACCGAGTTGTTTAATTCCCCCCGGGATGTTTTCAGGGTTTCCCATTACAGCCAGGTGATATTATCGGATATACCTCAAATTCAATTGGGGAAAGCTGCCCTGCAGCATTATGACCAGCAGGAGTATGATAAATCAGCTTACCTCTATCAGGCCATACTGGAATACTACCCTGAGTCTTCCCTGGACTATATGACCAATTTAGTGTTAAGCAAAATTAATGTGATACAGAATTCCAGCTATCATAACCTGTCTTTTACCGGAGAAGCCACCCGCATATATGCACCTGAGCAAAGTAAGCTGGAAGTCAATAATACTGGTTCCCATGATGCTGTGTTGTACCTTTCCGGTCCTCAAAAGATAAGGACAGAAATTGCTTCCAATACCACTTTGGAATTGGAGCTTATGCCGGGAGTTTACCAATCGGCAGTGGAATACCTTTCCCGGTCTTCCATACCCCTGTTCGGAAACTTAAGCTTTGAACAGGACAGCAGGTATTTTTTGGATATTGGTTTTTAG
- a CDS encoding DNA-3-methyladenine glycosylase: protein MENRLQTEFFSRDSALVAQQLLGCILVTKKEGKCSAIITETEAYYGSDDPASHAYRGLTPRNQLMFGRAAIAYVYLCYGMHNLFNIVTRGKGEPGAVLIRGAVPLEGQPLMEKRRGRGNGRLILNGPGKLTLALGIRLEDNGWDLTKQSSTIYVVKPASAMDLPVCKSARIGVRAGSNFLFRFYLPEKEVRAKLPLK, encoded by the coding sequence ATGGAAAATAGACTACAAACTGAATTCTTTTCCAGGGATTCTGCCCTGGTAGCCCAACAGCTTTTAGGCTGTATACTGGTTACCAAAAAAGAAGGCAAATGCTCTGCCATTATTACTGAAACTGAAGCTTATTACGGCAGTGACGATCCAGCCAGCCATGCTTACAGGGGGCTTACTCCCAGAAACCAGCTTATGTTTGGAAGGGCAGCAATAGCCTATGTTTACCTTTGTTACGGAATGCATAACCTGTTTAATATAGTTACCCGGGGTAAGGGAGAACCGGGAGCAGTACTGATACGGGGGGCGGTCCCTTTAGAAGGGCAGCCCCTTATGGAAAAAAGAAGGGGCCGTGGTAATGGCAGGCTTATTTTAAATGGACCAGGAAAGCTGACTTTGGCTTTAGGCATAAGACTGGAAGATAACGGCTGGGACCTAACCAAGCAGTCCAGTACCATATATGTGGTTAAGCCTGCCTCAGCTATGGATCTACCGGTATGTAAATCAGCCAGGATAGGGGTTAGGGCCGGCAGCAATTTCTTGTTTAGGTTTTACCTGCCGGAAAAAGAGGTAAGGGCAAAGTTACCATTAAAATAG
- a CDS encoding EamA family transporter: protein MENRAYPYLLALITMFFWGIAPVFGKLGLAKVSPYIALVFRSLVVTVILLIVILVRGELRQLAAIDLKSATFIGLEGIMASLLGHFAYYYALKLGETSRVVPITSAFPIVTLAVAAIFLTEKITMVKGAGAALIIAGLLLLRW from the coding sequence TTGGAAAACCGGGCATACCCTTACCTGCTGGCCCTTATTACCATGTTCTTCTGGGGAATAGCCCCTGTATTTGGAAAATTAGGCTTAGCTAAAGTAAGTCCCTATATAGCCTTGGTATTTAGAAGCCTGGTAGTAACCGTAATACTGCTAATAGTAATTCTGGTACGGGGGGAGCTAAGACAGCTGGCAGCTATTGACTTAAAAAGTGCAACCTTTATAGGGCTGGAGGGTATCATGGCCTCCCTGCTGGGTCATTTTGCCTATTATTATGCCCTTAAGCTGGGAGAAACCTCCAGGGTAGTACCAATTACCTCCGCCTTTCCGATTGTTACATTGGCAGTAGCTGCAATATTTTTAACAGAAAAAATTACCATGGTTAAAGGGGCAGGAGCAGCTCTAATAATAGCGGGGCTCTTGCTGCTCAGGTGGTAG
- a CDS encoding cyclophilin-like fold protein, with protein sequence MENIIFVCCGGVKIRFRLNRSGTALQLLSILPLQAKVQRWGGEIYFPIPLDARLEQGKELLEVGDIAFWPPGQALCIFFGPTPASTDHRPRAAGPVTVVGHIARQKDIGQLRKIKQGQAISLIT encoded by the coding sequence ATGGAAAATATTATATTTGTATGCTGCGGGGGAGTAAAAATAAGGTTTAGGCTTAACCGGTCAGGGACCGCTTTGCAGCTGCTTTCCATACTTCCCCTCCAGGCAAAGGTACAGAGATGGGGCGGTGAAATCTACTTTCCAATACCACTTGATGCAAGGCTGGAGCAGGGAAAAGAGCTGCTGGAAGTAGGGGATATTGCTTTCTGGCCCCCCGGACAGGCGTTATGCATATTTTTTGGCCCTACCCCTGCCAGCACAGACCACCGTCCCCGGGCGGCAGGACCGGTTACGGTAGTGGGACATATAGCTAGACAGAAAGATATAGGGCAGCTGAGAAAAATAAAGCAGGGCCAAGCCATAAGCCTTATTACTTAG
- a CDS encoding ferredoxin, translating to MEVRIDEELCTGCGLCEETCPDIFKINEDKDIAEVIKTDYDESDEECIQEAEESCPTEAIIVD from the coding sequence ATGGAAGTAAGAATAGATGAAGAACTTTGTACCGGTTGTGGTCTTTGTGAAGAAACCTGCCCTGATATTTTCAAAATTAATGAAGATAAGGACATAGCTGAAGTAATCAAGACTGATTATGATGAAAGCGACGAAGAGTGCATCCAGGAAGCAGAAGAAAGTTGTCCTACCGAAGCTATTATCGTTGACTGA
- a CDS encoding Na/Pi cotransporter family protein: MLVIEVLAGLSLFIFGINRLSTSLQKITSNKLKSIINLVAKRSWSALLVGLFTTVIIQSSSATSVMTVGFVNAGLLTLKQAIGIIMGANIGTTITAQIISFNIELISLPMIIIGFSFYFFGRRKRYKNIGTAILGLGLLFLGMTIMKEALGPLRTNQAFKDFLLIFSRNPFLGIIAGIALTTLLQSSSATIGLLIALASQGLMPIEAAIPILLGDNIGTCSTALISSMKTTITARRTAFSHLMFNLVGTVIFVILLYGFRLQNFIVNISGDDISRQIANIHTGFNLITTAVLFPALGLFEKTVTKIFPGKDVVINKNALFLDPRLIATPAIALEQTKKEVARVTRITLEMLKLSRERLHNSRAVIEEKVLDREAAVDSITEDIIRYLTKISQKSLNATLSRELTGFLHMAYDLERAADHCESILYLSLVKEENKMSFSSVAQKELNSAFDKTEQMFASLLNGLEENQQALLDCDDIEEEIDSIVEKVRANHLKRLQEGSCMPLSGVVFADIILHLERIGDLLHGVSRNLKE; encoded by the coding sequence ATGCTAGTAATCGAAGTTTTAGCAGGTTTATCCCTGTTTATATTTGGCATAAACCGACTTAGTACCAGCCTACAGAAGATTACTTCCAATAAACTTAAGTCCATTATTAACCTGGTAGCCAAGAGATCGTGGTCAGCCCTGCTGGTGGGGCTTTTTACTACGGTAATCATACAGAGCAGCAGCGCCACTTCGGTAATGACAGTGGGATTTGTAAATGCAGGCCTGCTGACCCTCAAACAAGCTATAGGTATAATCATGGGAGCCAATATTGGTACCACCATTACCGCCCAGATTATCTCTTTTAATATTGAGCTAATTTCCTTGCCCATGATTATCATTGGTTTTTCTTTCTACTTTTTTGGGCGTAGGAAAAGATATAAAAATATTGGTACAGCCATACTGGGACTGGGCCTTTTATTCCTGGGCATGACTATCATGAAAGAAGCTTTGGGCCCCTTGAGAACCAACCAGGCCTTCAAAGACTTCTTATTAATATTTAGCAGGAACCCTTTCCTGGGAATTATAGCTGGTATTGCCTTAACCACGCTGCTGCAGAGCAGCTCTGCTACCATCGGCCTTCTTATTGCTTTAGCCAGCCAGGGCCTGATGCCCATTGAAGCCGCCATACCCATACTGCTTGGAGACAATATTGGTACCTGCTCCACAGCCCTGATTAGTTCCATGAAAACTACCATTACCGCCAGGCGTACCGCTTTTTCCCATTTGATGTTCAACCTGGTGGGAACAGTCATATTTGTAATTCTGCTTTATGGTTTCCGCCTGCAGAACTTCATAGTTAACATAAGCGGAGATGATATATCCCGTCAAATTGCCAATATCCATACCGGATTTAATTTGATTACTACCGCAGTGTTGTTTCCAGCCCTGGGTCTTTTTGAAAAAACAGTTACCAAGATATTTCCAGGAAAAGACGTGGTTATCAACAAGAATGCCCTCTTTTTGGATCCCCGTCTGATAGCTACCCCGGCCATAGCCTTGGAACAGACTAAAAAAGAGGTGGCCCGGGTCACCAGAATTACGCTGGAGATGCTAAAACTTTCCAGGGAAAGGCTCCATAACTCCAGGGCCGTCATAGAAGAGAAAGTACTGGACAGGGAAGCAGCAGTAGACAGCATAACTGAAGACATAATCCGCTATCTTACCAAAATATCCCAGAAATCCCTTAATGCCACCCTTTCTAGGGAATTGACCGGTTTTTTGCATATGGCCTATGATTTGGAAAGGGCAGCCGACCACTGTGAAAGCATACTCTATTTATCCCTGGTAAAGGAAGAAAACAAGATGAGCTTTTCCAGTGTAGCCCAAAAAGAGCTGAATTCAGCTTTTGACAAGACAGAGCAGATGTTTGCTTCCCTGCTGAACGGGCTGGAAGAAAACCAGCAGGCTTTGCTGGATTGTGATGATATAGAGGAAGAAATAGATTCCATAGTGGAAAAAGTAAGGGCCAATCACTTAAAACGGCTTCAGGAAGGTAGCTGTATGCCTCTATCCGGGGTGGTATTTGCAGACATAATACTTCACCTGGAAAGAATCGGGGACCTCTTGCATGGAGTTTCCAGAAACCTTAAAGAATAG
- a CDS encoding HPr family phosphocarrier protein has protein sequence MKTFSITVMNQEGLHARPASRLVQLCHSYSSQINISFNHTQANAKNITEVLSLGVEDGDTIEISIEGQDELEVFQQLSAFFKNKITKLKNY, from the coding sequence ATGAAAACTTTTTCTATTACAGTCATGAATCAGGAAGGGCTGCATGCCCGGCCGGCCTCCAGGCTGGTACAGCTTTGCCATAGCTACAGCTCCCAAATTAATATCAGCTTTAACCACACACAGGCTAATGCCAAAAATATTACTGAAGTACTAAGCCTGGGCGTAGAAGACGGCGATACCATAGAAATAAGTATTGAGGGACAAGATGAGCTGGAAGTTTTCCAGCAGCTTTCTGCTTTTTTTAAAAATAAAATTACCAAATTGAAAAACTACTGA